A part of Nitrospira sp. genomic DNA contains:
- a CDS encoding polyprenyl synthetase family protein, with the protein MNIADYLEQKRIEVDRFLDFVAPPTAVPPTTLHESMRYSLMAGGKRVRPILTIAAAEALDQTPPGLMAVACSLELIHTYSLIHDDLPSMDNDDFRRGKPTNHKVYGEAMAILSGDALLTMAFDLVSRPDLMKGCDPVRQVRIIQELSFGSGNIGMVGGQVFDIQAENKDIDLPTLQNIHKHKTGMLMRAAVRMGAIAAGASDRQLDDMTGYAEDIGLAFQIADDVLNVTGTREELGKNPNTDAERGKKTYPTFYGVDGAKKLADDCVTRAINRLSSFGPSADPLREIARYITSRKN; encoded by the coding sequence ATGAACATTGCAGATTATCTGGAACAGAAACGCATTGAGGTTGACCGTTTTCTCGACTTTGTGGCCCCGCCGACCGCGGTGCCACCAACGACGCTGCATGAGAGCATGCGTTATAGCCTGATGGCAGGCGGGAAGCGGGTACGGCCCATACTCACAATCGCCGCGGCAGAAGCATTAGACCAGACACCGCCTGGCCTTATGGCGGTCGCCTGCTCGCTGGAACTCATTCATACCTATTCCCTGATCCACGACGATCTGCCTTCTATGGATAACGATGACTTTCGCCGGGGAAAACCAACGAATCACAAAGTCTATGGCGAGGCGATGGCCATCCTTTCCGGGGATGCCCTGCTCACAATGGCCTTCGACCTGGTTAGCCGGCCAGATCTCATGAAGGGCTGCGATCCGGTGCGGCAAGTCCGCATCATTCAAGAATTGTCTTTTGGCTCCGGCAACATTGGCATGGTGGGTGGCCAGGTGTTCGATATCCAAGCTGAAAATAAGGACATCGATCTCCCAACCCTTCAGAACATTCATAAGCACAAGACCGGCATGCTCATGCGCGCTGCGGTCCGCATGGGCGCCATTGCCGCTGGAGCAAGCGACCGGCAGCTTGATGACATGACCGGCTATGCTGAAGACATCGGGTTGGCCTTTCAAATCGCCGATGACGTGCTGAATGTGACCGGCACCAGGGAAGAGCTGGGGAAGAATCCCAACACCGATGCTGAGCGCGGGAAAAAAACCTACCCGACGTTCTACGGCGTGGATGGGGCGAAAAAACTGGCCGACGACTGTGTGACCCGCGCCATCAATCGCCTGTCATCGTTCGGTCCTTCCGCCGATCCTTTGCGCGAAATCGCGCGGTATATCACAAGCCGCAAGAACTGA
- a CDS encoding carotenoid biosynthesis protein, with the protein MEVFDLFIKTIVLRPYVFLFLAAFLFSAIKLIGWPRTWRFWLISWATAFVCEFSSTRTGIPFGWYFYNGSTVGQELYFFDVPFMDSISFSFLLFASYCVALGLLLPLPLSPTDASFPLRQLNFDLSMRTSWGVYALTTFLFAFVDIVIDPVALRGDRWFLGKIYYYPDPGWHFGVPVANYIGWAVVGLISLAIYFPLDRRLTPPSPPQLLTQRLLLGVGLYYGVLAFNLSMTFWIGETFMGLCGLLMHLPIFVLLVARLSHVRQYHLTK; encoded by the coding sequence ATGGAAGTCTTTGACCTCTTTATTAAGACGATTGTCCTTCGCCCCTATGTCTTTCTTTTTCTGGCCGCATTTCTTTTCTCCGCGATCAAACTGATTGGCTGGCCACGCACCTGGCGCTTCTGGCTCATCAGCTGGGCAACGGCGTTCGTCTGTGAATTCTCGTCCACGCGAACCGGCATCCCCTTCGGCTGGTACTTCTACAATGGCTCAACGGTCGGTCAGGAACTCTATTTTTTCGACGTGCCGTTCATGGATTCCATCTCGTTCAGCTTCCTGCTGTTTGCTTCCTACTGCGTCGCGCTCGGGCTGCTGCTGCCACTTCCATTATCGCCAACAGATGCCAGTTTTCCGCTACGGCAGCTGAACTTCGATCTCAGTATGCGAACGAGTTGGGGTGTCTATGCCCTCACCACGTTCCTCTTCGCCTTTGTCGATATAGTGATTGATCCGGTCGCCCTACGCGGCGATCGTTGGTTCTTGGGCAAAATCTACTATTACCCCGACCCGGGCTGGCATTTCGGTGTTCCCGTGGCCAACTACATCGGCTGGGCGGTGGTGGGACTCATTTCACTAGCTATCTATTTCCCGCTGGACCGACGCCTCACCCCTCCCTCGCCACCCCAGCTACTCACTCAGCGGCTATTGCTAGGAGTCGGGCTATATTATGGAGTCTTGGCCTTCAATCTCAGCATGACATTTTGGATCGGCGAAACGTTCATGGGCCTGTGTGGCTTGCTCATGCATCTCCCTATCTTCGTCCTACTCGTTGCCCGCCTTTCTCACGTTCGGCAATACCACCTCACCAAATAG
- a CDS encoding phage holin family protein gives MPTIRFSRTVQESPFHGGVRHALMRILITGIAVFLAISIVPGLEADSLTAGIAAVLILTVLNVILRPILLLLALPLIVFTLGLFLVVLNALLLGLTAFLVKGFTVSGFWPAAGGALIISLVTTILNRWTVDRRPLAEVPDEPRRPPKIINPD, from the coding sequence ATGCCAACGATTCGTTTTTCGAGAACTGTCCAAGAATCACCGTTCCACGGAGGAGTACGCCATGCGCTCATGCGTATTCTCATCACAGGAATCGCGGTCTTCTTGGCGATCTCGATCGTCCCCGGCCTGGAAGCAGACAGTCTGACGGCCGGCATTGCCGCCGTGCTGATCCTGACGGTCTTGAATGTGATCCTGCGCCCTATTCTCTTGCTGCTCGCGTTGCCATTAATCGTGTTTACACTCGGCCTCTTTCTCGTGGTCTTGAACGCCTTGTTGCTGGGTTTGACCGCGTTCCTAGTCAAGGGGTTTACCGTCTCAGGGTTCTGGCCTGCTGCCGGTGGGGCGCTTATCATCAGCTTGGTCACCACCATCCTCAACAGATGGACCGTCGATCGTCGTCCTCTCGCAGAGGTTCCTGACGAACCGCGACGCCCTCCCAAAATTATCAATCCGGATTGA